In the Pseudomonadota bacterium genome, one interval contains:
- a CDS encoding ABC transporter substrate-binding protein: protein MSTRSKNIFIGLLVSIFLGFIVYELKKPHSTLPIITIANYGPHSSLEETIRGIKEGLEEKGFKENETISFKISHVNFDHSLIPQMISNMMAHNPKIMVALSTPIAQVLKNSQKNVPIVFSAITDPVESGLVRSADKSHENVTGSSDQQDLELFLIFAKDLLPNAKRVGIMRATADANDFALVRLMEKAAQKLGFKVVVVPVDQARDIPQRMQLFKDKVDFIYVGTSGPIQPALPTIVAEADRMNIPVFNADSEAVYKNQVLGSFGVTYYQVGRNAALLIDQLLKGKNISDVPPLYPSPQDHHGFISKKRAEKLGITNLNSTINITVIE from the coding sequence ATGTCAACGCGTTCTAAAAACATATTCATTGGTTTGCTCGTCTCTATTTTTTTGGGGTTTATTGTTTATGAACTCAAAAAACCTCATTCCACACTTCCAATTATAACGATCGCCAATTACGGGCCACACTCATCCTTAGAAGAAACAATACGTGGAATCAAAGAAGGTCTTGAGGAAAAAGGTTTTAAGGAAAATGAGACAATTTCTTTTAAAATTTCCCATGTCAATTTTGATCATTCTCTTATCCCTCAAATGATTTCAAACATGATGGCCCATAATCCTAAGATTATGGTTGCTCTTTCCACGCCTATTGCGCAAGTGCTTAAAAATAGTCAAAAAAATGTTCCTATTGTTTTTTCAGCAATTACGGATCCCGTAGAATCGGGGCTCGTTCGTTCTGCTGATAAATCTCATGAAAATGTAACAGGCTCCTCTGATCAACAAGATCTTGAGCTTTTCTTAATATTTGCAAAAGATCTTTTGCCAAATGCAAAGAGAGTTGGAATTATGCGTGCAACGGCAGATGCAAATGATTTTGCTCTTGTCCGGCTTATGGAAAAGGCGGCTCAAAAATTAGGATTTAAAGTTGTTGTTGTCCCTGTGGATCAAGCGCGTGATATTCCTCAACGCATGCAGCTTTTTAAAGATAAAGTTGATTTTATTTATGTTGGAACAAGCGGCCCTATTCAGCCCGCTCTTCCAACTATTGTTGCAGAAGCGGATCGCATGAATATCCCTGTTTTTAATGCCGATTCAGAAGCTGTTTATAAAAATCAGGTCTTGGGGAGTTTTGGTGTTACGTATTATCAAGTCGGACGTAATGCCGCTCTCCTAATTGATCAACTTTTAAAAGGAAAAAACATTTCTGATGTTCCTCCCCTTTATCCTTCTCCTCAAGATCATCATGGATTCATAAGTAAAAAACGGGCAGAAAAGCTTGGAATTACGAATCTCAACAGCACAATTAACATCACAGTTATTGAGTAG
- the apaG gene encoding Co2+/Mg2+ efflux protein ApaG → MYTKTTHNIMVNVDVIYLEEQSDPSQHHYMWAYRIRLENLGKESVRLIGRHWKITDSMGKLHEFYGEGVIGQTPTLIPHEPFEYTSGTPLSTPSGIMAGNYIMLTENGKELSIEIPPFSLDSPYQTTSLH, encoded by the coding sequence ATGTATACAAAAACAACCCATAATATCATGGTTAATGTTGATGTCATTTATCTTGAGGAACAATCTGATCCTTCTCAACACCATTATATGTGGGCTTATCGTATTCGCCTTGAAAATTTAGGAAAAGAATCTGTTAGGCTCATTGGACGCCATTGGAAAATCACAGACTCTATGGGAAAACTTCATGAATTTTATGGAGAGGGCGTTATTGGACAAACACCCACTCTGATTCCTCATGAACCTTTTGAATACACGAGTGGAACTCCCCTTTCAACGCCTTCAGGAATCATGGCCGGGAACTATATAATGCTTACGGAAAATGGAAAAGAACTTTCCATTGAAATTCCACCTTTCTCTCTTGATAGCCCTTATCAAACAACCTCACTTCATTAA